A single Sylvia atricapilla isolate bSylAtr1 chromosome 29, bSylAtr1.pri, whole genome shotgun sequence DNA region contains:
- the GLI1 gene encoding zinc finger protein GLI1 encodes MFDPTGPPAAGYSEHCCLHPPHGPAPAAPGPPGLDFPVCHQPGHRGYGLAPGAEHPGDGSRFSTPRGAGKLGKKRALSISPLSDSSIDLQTVIRTSPNSLVAFINSRCASAGGSYGHLSISTISPSLGYQSPPGQQKGQGHLYTPPPACGSHELPTRPGLLHHPPTRGALKHCQQLKLEWSLSSPLSAKFPEERSEGDISSPASTGTQDPLLGMLDVREELEKEDGKPECEAVYETNCYWDGCAKEFDTQEQLVHHINNEHIHGEKKEFVCHWAACSREQRPFKAQYMLVVHMRRHTGEKPHKCTFEGCNKAYSRLENLKTHLRSHTGEKPYVCEHEGCNKAFSNASDRAKHQNRTHSNEKPYVCKIPGCTKRYTDPSSLRKHVKTVHGPDAHVTKKHRGDVGPGRALPTPSVPPDMKQEKDANGPSEARKDDGKLLVPELALKPQPSPGGQSSCSSDHSPLGSTTNNDSGVEMAGNAGGSYEDLSTLEDVVPGEPMGTSGLMALHKLENLRIDKLKQLRKPAASKGLNLPPIPGAGLPREVPGIPGPPPASHRRIAELSAAELGLTTLGERRSSGTSTVSSAYTVSRRSSLVSPYLAGPCPGGDVTAIPGGTCPTDGSEPISPDESRRSSDAGVCGALPGLGSLTPAQRYRLKAKYAAATGGPPPTPLPSVEQVATGGHGSVAGGYPAPAGPRCVANGLLRRHSSNDNPGYPGGVPAHLMPRHGVRRASDPARTVAKPPAVPRVQRFKSVGNVSVPGVGRTALQPLGSSEANLQRHGFSPRPPSITENVFLESMGGPGPEAGLLEMDQYLSYPEESFPCQGTGVELQGGIYGAQRTMVGTHGDMEEGLLQPEFSLPQCQMNQRFPSLPAGNGAVPEPWDGAPQGTLEMSSRQSVGAAAPAMSGPHCPHQSVEYPHPSACGQHPKLVSSCQDGEFSGGHRFNRLQIKSEQRYPAPSPALAPCPSAKLAGAPVSPAAFGHAMDVAPGGYPPSGPAPGGYMGMASPGARRAQTPTLQTKEVMVRNYVEAQQALMWGEQLPSKGNAAGVGLGSEPGQCQAMPAPPYLSPRYCGYQPNKPDHLQSLAEPQHLLNSPCFNPEMIPHPPCGPKPAGHQTSLSYPGSLAQPGHGYEGVDAGARRLPRLPPARLVPEGPGNFPLCYPGQSPHGQVGKGGHKLLGQGTASCGGNGHYGPEGLKGTSCYYLDSGEQVANSLDSLDLENTHLDFAAIVEDVETPTALPGPPSPAGGLLLPSSGGANMAVGDMSSMLSTLAGESHFLNSLS; translated from the exons ATGTTCGACCCCACGGGACCCCCGGCCGCCGGCTACAGCgagcactgctgcctgcacccACCCCACGGAccagcccccgccgccccgggacCACCAG GACTTGATTTCCCCGTGTGCCATCAGCCCGGGCACCGTGGGTATGGGCTGGCACCGGGAGCTGAACACCCTGGTGATG GCTCCCGCTTCTCCACGCCCCGTGGTGCAGGAAAGCTGGGGAAGAAGCGGGCACTGTCCATCTCCCCTCTGTCCGACTCCAGCATCGACCTGCAGACTGTGATCCGCACCTCGCCCAACTCCCTCGTGGCCTTCATCAACTCCCGCTGCGCCTCCGCTGGCGGCTCCTACGGCCACCTCTCCATCAGCACCATCAG CCCGTCCCTGGGGTACCAGAGCCCACCTGGGCAGCAGAAGGGCCAAGGTCACCTGTACACGCCTCCCCCAGCCTGCGGCTCCCACGAGCTGCCCACACGCCCGGGGCTGCTGCATCACCCACCCACTCGTGGGGCCCTGAAACACTGCCAG cagctgaagctggaGTGGAGCCTGAGCAGCCCCCTGAGTGCCAAATTCCCAGAGGAGCGATCTGAGGGGGAcatctccagcccagcctccacGGGCACCCAG GACCCCTTGCTGGGCATGCTGGATGTTcgggaggagctggagaaggaggatgGGAAACCCGAGTGTGAGGCTGTGTATGAGACCAACTGCTACTGGGACGGCTGTGCCAAGGAGTTCGacacacaggagcagctggtgcAC caCATCAACAATGAGCACATCCACGGGGAGAAGAAGGAGTTTGTGTGCCACTGGGCAGCGTGTTCCCGGGAGCAGAGGCCCTTCAAGGCTCAGTACATGCTGGTGGTGCACATGCGGCGTCACACGGGAGAGAAACCCCACAAGTGCACG TTCGAGGGCTGTAACAAGGCCTATTCCCGCCTGGAGAACCTCAAGACCCACCTGCGCTCGCACACGGGGGAGAAACCCTACGTGTGTGAGCACGAGGGCTGCAACAAGGCCTTTTCCAACGCCTCCGACCGCGCCAAGCACCAAAACCGCACCCACTCCAATGAG AAGCCGTACGTGTGCAAGATTCCCGGCTGCACCAAGCGCTACACGGACCCCAGCTCCCTGAGGAAACACGTCAAGACCGTGCACGGCCCCGACGCCCACGTCACCAAGAAGCACCGAGGGGACgtggggccgggccgggcgctgcccACCCCCAGCGTCCCCCCGGACATGAAGCAGGAGAAGGATGCAAACGGCCCCAGCGAGGCTCGGAAGGACGATGGGAAACTCCTGGTGCCGGAGCTGGCCTTG aagccccagcccagcccgggtGGGCAATCCTCGTGCAGCAGTGACCACTCgcccctgggcagcaccacCAACAATGACAGCGGTGTGGAGATGGCCGGGAACGCCGGCGGCAGCTACGAGGACCTGTCCACGCTGGAGGACGTGGTGCCTGGGGAGCCCATGGGCACCTCGGGGCTCATGGCCCTCCACAAACTGGAAAACCTTCGCATCGACAAGCTGAAGCAGCTGAGGAAACCGGCGGCTTCCAAAGGCCTGAACCTGCCACCCATCCCCGGAGCCG gcctgcccagggaggtgccCGGAATCCCGGGGCCACCCCCAGCCTCTCACCGGCGCATCGCCGAGCTGTCGGCGGCAGAACTGGGGCTGACGACCCTGGGCGAGCGCCGGAGCAGCGGCACCAGCACCGTCAGCTCGGCCTACACCGTCAGCCGCCGCTCGTCCCTGGTGTCCCCGTACCTGGCGGGGCCGTGTCCGGGCGGCGATGTCACGGCGATACCCGGCGGGACGTGCCCCACCGACGGCTCCGAGCCCATCTCTCCGGACGAGTCGCGGCGCTCCAGCGATGCCGGCGTGTgcggggcgctgccggggctgggCAGCCTCACCCCGGCGCAGCGCTACCGCCTCAAGGCCAAGTACGCCGCGGCCACGGGCGGTCCCCCGCCAACCCCGCTGCCCAGCGTGGAGCAGGTGGCCACCGGTGGCCACGGGAGTGTGGCCGGGGGCTACCCCGCACCTGCCGGACCTCGCTGTGTCGCCAACGGCTTGTTGAGAAGGCACAGCTCCAATGACAACCCCGGTTATCCGggtggtgtccctgctcacctgATGCCCCGTCACGGCGTGCGACGGGCAAGTGACCCTGCCAGGACGGTGGCCAAGCCTCCGGCCGTGCCCAGGGTGCAGCGGTTTAAGAGCGTGGGGAATGTGAGCGTGCCAGGCGTGGGCAGGACGGcgctgcagcccctgggcagcTCCGAGGCCAACCTGCAGCGCCACGGCTTCTCCCCGCGTCCCCCCAGCATCACGGAGAACGTCTTCTTGGAGAGCATGGGGGGTCCTGGCCCCGAGGCCGGCCTGCTGGAGATGGATCAGTACCTGAGTTATCCCGAGGAAAGCTTCCCTTGTCAGGGCACTGGTGTGGAGCTCCAGGGTGGCATCTACGGTGCTCAGCGGACCATGGTGGGGACACATGGGGACATGgaggaggggctgctgcagcctgagttCTCCCTCCCGCAGTGCCAGATGAACCAGCGCTTCCCCAGTTTGCCTGCTGGGAACGGGGCCGTGCCggagccctgggatggagcCCCCCAGGGCACACTGGAGATGAGCTCCAGGCAAAGTGTCGGTGCTGCAGCTCCCGCCATGTCCGGGCCACACTGTCCCCATCAAAGCGTCGAGTACCCCCATCCCAGTGCCTGTGGGCAGCATCCCAAACTAGTGAGCTCGTGCCAGGACGGCGAATTTTCCGGGGGGCACCGGTTTAACCGGCTCCAGATCAAATCAGAGCAGCGATACCCAGCGCCAAGCCCAGCACTCGCTCCTTGCCCCAGTGCCAAACTGGCCGgagccccagtgtcccctgctGCTTTCGGCCATGCCATGGACGTGGCGCCAGGCGGGTACCCCCCCTCAGGCCCGGCACCGGGTGGGTACATGGGCATGGCCAGCCCGGGCGCCCGCAGAGCCCAGACCCCCACCCTGCAGACCAAAGAGGTGATGGTCCGGAACTACGTGGAGGCGCAGCAGGCGCTGAtgtggggagagcagctcccCTCCAAGGGGAACGCGGCCGGCGTGGGGCTGGGCAGCGAGCCCGGGCAGTGCCAGGCCATGCCAGCCCCGCCGTACCTCAGCCCCAGGTACTGTGGTTACCAACCCAACAAACCAGATCATCTGCAGAGCCTGGCGGAGCCCCAGCACCTCCTGAACTCCCCCTGCTTCAACCCCGAGATGATCCCACACCCTCCGTGTGGCCCCAAACCGGCAGGTCACCAAACCAGCCTGAGCTACCCgggcagcctggcacagccagggcacggCTACGAGGGGGTGGACGCCGGTGCCCGGCGCCTGCCACGTTTGCCCCCCGCCCGCCTCGTGCCCGAAGGGCCCGGGAACTTTCCGCTGTGCTACCCAGGCCAGAGCCCCCACGGGCAGGTGGGCAAAGGGGGGCACAagctgctgggccaggggaCAGCGAGCTGTGGGGGAAACGGGCACTACGGCCCAGAGGGACTCAAGGGCACCTCCTGTTACTACCTGGACTCGGGGGAGCAGGTGGCCAACAGCCTGGACTCACTGGACCTGGAGAACACGCACCTTGACTTCGCTGCCATCGTGGAGGATGTGGAGACCCCCACGGCACTGCCCGGACCCCCCAGCCCGGCCGgggggctcctgctgccctcatCTGGGGGTGCCAACATGGCAGTGGGGGACATGAGCTCCATGCTGAGCACGTTGGCAGGGGAAAGCCACTTCCTCAACTCCCTGTCCTAA
- the TUBA1A gene encoding tubulin alpha-1A chain produces the protein MRECISIHVGQAGVQIGNACWELYCLEHGIQPDGQMPSDKTIGGGDDSFNTFFSETGAGKHVPRAVFVDLEPTVIDEVRTGTYRQLFHPEQLITGKEDAANNYARGHYTIGKEIIDLVLDRIRKLADQCTGLQGFLVFHSFGGGTGSGFTSLLMERLSVDYGKKSKLEFSIYPAPQVSTAVVEPYNSILTTHTTLEHSDCAFMVDNEAIYDICRRNLDIERPTYTNLNRLIGQIVSSITASLRFDGALNVDLTEFQTNLVPYPRIHFPLATYAPVISAEKAYHEQLSVAEITNACFEPANQMVKCDPRHGKYMACCLLYRGDVVPKDVNAAIATIKTKRTIQFVDWCPTGFKVGINYQPPTVVPGGDLAKVQRAVCMLSNTTAIAEAWARLDHKFDLMYAKRAFVHWYVGEGMEEGEFSEAREDMAALEKDYEEVGVDSVEGEGEEEGEEY, from the exons ATG CGCGAGTGCATCTCCATCCACGTGGGCCAAGCAGGCGTGCAGATCGGCAAtgcctgctgggagctgtaCTGCCTGGAGCACGGCATCCAGCCCGACGGGCAGATGCCCAGCGACAAGACCATCGGCGGGGGGGACGACTCCTTCAACACCTTCTTCAGCGAGACGGGCGCCGGCAAGCACGTGCCCCGGGCCGTGTTCGTGGACCTGGAGCCCACGGTGATCG ACGAGGTGCGCACGGGGACGTACCGGCAGCTCTTCCACCCCGAGCAGCTGATCACGGGCAAGGAGGATGCGGCCAACAACTACGCCCGCGGGCACTACACCATCGGGAAGGAGATCATCGACCTGGTCCTTGACCGCATCCGCAAGCTG GCTGACCAgtgcacagggctgcagggcttCCTGGTGTTCCACAGCTTTGGCGGTGGCACCGGCTCTGGCTTCACCTCCCTGCTCATGGAGCGCCTCTCTGTCGACTATGGCAAGAAGTCCAAGCTGGAGTTCTCCATCTACCCAGCCCCACAGGTGTCCACAGCTGTGGTGGAGCCCTACAACTCCATCCTCACCACCCACACCACCCTGGAGCACTCTGACTGTGCCTTCATGGTGGACAACGAGGCCATCTACGACATCTGTCGCCGCAACCTGGACATCGAGCGTCCCACCTACACCAACCTCAACAGGTTGATAGGCCAGATTGTGTCGTCCATCACGGCCTCGCTGCGCTTTGATGGAGCCCTGAATGTCGACCTGACAGAATTCCAGACCAACCTGGTGCCGTACCCCCGTATCCACTTCCCTCTGGCCACCTACGCCCCGGTCATCTCTGCTGAGAAGGCTTATCACGAGCAGCTCTCGGTGGCCGAGATCACCAACGCCTGCTTCGAGCCGGCCAACCAGATGGTCAAGTGTGACCCGCGGCACGGCAAGTACATGGCGTGCTGCCTGCTGTACCGCGGGGACGTGGTGCCCAAGGATGTCAACGCCGCCATCGCCACCATCAAGACCAAGCGCACCATCCAGTTCGTGGACTGGTGCCCCACTGGTTTCAAGGTGGGCATCAACTACCAGCCTCCCACGGTGGTGCCCGGGGGCGACCTGGCCAAGGTGCAGCGCGCCGTGTGCATGCTGAGCAACACCACGGCCATCGCCGAGGCCTGGGCCCGCCTGGACCACAAGTTTGACCTGATGTACGCCAAGCGGGCGTTCGTGCACTGGTACGTGGGGGAGGGCATGGAGGAGGGGGAGTTCTCGGAGGCCCGTGAGGATATGGCTGCCCTGGAGAAGGATTATGAGGAAGTGGGGGTGGATTCTgtggaaggagagggagaggaggaaggggaggaataCTAA
- the LOC136372850 gene encoding tubulin alpha-1C chain: MRECISIHVGQAGVQIGNACWELYCLEHGIQPDGQMPSDKTIGGGDDSFNTFFSETGAGKHVPRAVFVDLEPTVIDEVRTGTYRQLFHPEQLITGKEDAANNYARGHYTIGKEIIDLVLDRIRKLADQCTGLQGFLVFHSFGGGTGSGFTSLLMERLSVDYGKKSKLEFSIYPAPQVSTAVVEPYNSILTTHTTLEHSDCAFMVDNEAIYDICRRNLDIERPTYTNLNRLISQIVSSITASLRFDGALNVDLTEFQTNLVPYPRIHFPLATYAPVISAEKAYHEQLTVAEITNACFEPANQMVKCDPRHGKYMACCLLYRGDVVPKDVNAAIATIKTKRTIQFVDWCPTGFKVGINYQPPTVVPGGDLAKVQRAVCMLSNTTAIAEAWARLDHKFDLMYAKRAFVHWYVGEGMEEGEFSEAREDMAALEKDYEEVGADSMEGDEDGEEY; the protein is encoded by the exons ATG CGCGAGTGCATCTCCATCCACGTGGGCCAAGCGGGCGTGCAGATCGGCAAtgcctgctgggagctgtaCTGCCTGGAGCACGGCATCCAGCCCGACGGGCAGATGCCCAGCGACAAGACCATCGGCGGGGGGGACGACTCCTTCAACACCTTCTTCAGCGAGACGGGCGCCGGCAAGCACGTGCCCCGGGCCGTGTTCGTGGACCTGGAGCCCACGGTGATCG ACGAGGTGCGCACGGGGACGTACCGGCAGCTCTTCCACCCCGAGCAGCTGATCACGGGCAAGGAGGATGCGGCCAACAACTACGCCCGCGGGCACTACACCATCGGGAAGGAGATCATCGACCTGGTCCTTGATCGAATCCGCAAGCTG GCTGACCAgtgcacagggctgcagggcttCCTGGTGTTCCACAGCTTTGGCGGTGGCACCGGCTCTGGCTTCACCTCCCTGCTCATGGAGCGCCTCTCTGTCGACTACGGCAAGAAGTCCAAGCTGGAGTTCTCCATCTACCCAGCCCCACAGGTGTCCACAGCTGTGGTGGAGCCCTACAACTCCATCCTCACCACCCACACCACCCTGGAGCACTCTGACTGTGCCTTCATGGTGGACAACGAGGCCATCTACGATATCTGTCGCCGCAACCTGGACATCGAGCGTCCCACCTACACCAACCTCAACCGCCTCATCAGCCAGATCGTGTCGTCCATCACGGCCTCGCTGCGCTTCGACGGAGCCCTGAATGTCGACCTGACAGAATTCCAGACCAACCTGGTGCCGTACCCCCGTATCCACTTCCCTCTGGCCACCTACGCCCCGGTCATCTCTGCTGAGAAGGCTTATCACGAGCAGCTGACGGTGGCCGAGATCACCAACGCCTGCTTCGAGCCAGCCAACCAGATGGTCAAGTGTGACCCGCGGCACGGCAAGTACATGGCGTGCTGCCTGCTGTACCGCGGGGACGTGGTGCCCAAGGATGTCAACGCCGCCATCGCCACCATCAAGACCAAGCGCACCATCCAGTTCGTGGACTGGTGCCCCACTGGTTTCAAGGTGGGCATCAACTACCAGCCTCCCACGGTGGTGCCCGGGGGCGACCTGGCCAAGGTGCAGCGCGCCGTGTGCATGCTGAGCAACACCACGGCCATCGCCGAGGCCTGGGCCCGCCTGGACCACAAGTTTGACCTGATGTACGCCAAGAGGGCGTTCGTGCACTGGTACGTGGGGGAGGGCATGGAGGAGGGGGAGTTCTCGGAGGCCCGTGAGGATATGGCTGCCCTGGAGAAGGATTACGAGGAGGTGGGCGCTGACAGCATGGAGGGCGATGAGGACGGGGAGGAATATTAG
- the PRPH gene encoding peripherin, whose product MSRRDRDPGVPPPLPVAPGRLAAAAAARGAEREELAALNDRFAAFLERVRALERQNGTLRAALGRATAATGPRTGLVQGELRGLRERLERLGRDRDRLQAERDGLATDLAALRQRLEDETQKREDAEKSLVLFRKDVDHATLSRLELERKVELLMDEIGFLKKLHEEELRDLEVSAPSPAGLAEVEVCKPELTAALREIRTQYESIAVKNLQEAEEWYKSKFADLSDAANRNHEALRLAKQEMNESRRQIQSLTCEVDGLKGVNEALQRQMREMEDEFGEEIGNYQDVVGRLEQEIQQMKEEMARHLREYQDLLNVKMALDIEIATYRKLLEGEESRITIPLHPTASFSMRSSVLEPQPAESPARRMVLIKTIETRDGQQVVTESHKERAGK is encoded by the exons ATGAGCCGCCGTGACCGCGACCCCGGGGTGCCGCCGCCCCTCCCCGTGGCCCCAGGGcggctggcggcggcggcggccgctcGGGGCGCGGAACGGGAGGAACTGGCGGCGCTGAACGATCGTTTCGCCGCTTTCCTGGAGCGGGTGCGAGCGCTGGAACGGCAGAACGGGACCCTCCGGGCAGCTCTGGGCCGCGCCACCGCCGCCACCGGGCCCCGCACCGGGCTGGTGCAGGGGGAGCtgcgggggctgcgggagcggctGGAGCGCCTCGGCCGCGACCGGGACCGGCTCCAGGCTGAGCGGGACGGGCTCGCCACCGACCTGGCGGCCCTGCGACAGCG GCTGGAGGACGAGACACAGAAGCGTGAGGATGCTGAGAAGAGTCTGGTGCTGTTCCGCAAG GACGTGGACCACGCCACGCTGTCTCGCCTGGAGCTGGAGCGCAAGGTCGAGCTGCTGATGGATGAGATCGGCTTCCTCAAGAAGCTGCACGAGGAG GAGCTGCGGGACCTGGAGGTGAGCGCCCCGAGCCCGGCGGGGCTGGCCGAGGTGGAGGTGTGCAAGCCGGAGCTGACGGCTGCGCTGCGGGAGATTCGCACCCAGTACGAGAGCATCGCTGTCAAGAACCTCCAGGAAGCCGAGGAGTGGTACAAGTCAAAG TTTGCCGACCTCTCGGATGCAGCAAACCGTAACCACGAGGCGCTGCGACTGGCCAAGCAGGAGATGAACGAGTCCCGGCGGCAGATCCAGAGCCTGACCTGCGAAGTGGACGGGCTGAAGGGCGTG AACGAGGCGCTGCAACGGCAGATGCGGGAGATGGAGGATGAGTTCGGGGAGGAGATCGGGAACTACCAGGACGTGGTGGGGAGGCTGGAGCAAGAGATCCAGCAGATGAAGGAGGAGATGGCGCGGCACCTCCGCGAGTACCAGGACCTGCTTAACGTCAAGATGGCCCTGGACATCGAGATTGCCACATACCGCAAGCTGCTGGAGGGCGAGGAGAGCCG GATCACCATCCCACTGCACCCCACCGCCTCCTTCAGCATGAGAAGCTCAG TGCTGGAGCCTCAACCTGCGGAGAGCCCAGCACGGAGGATGGTGCTCATCAAAACCATTGAGACACGGGACGGGCAG CAAGTGGTGACGGAGTCGCACAAGGAGCGAGCGGGGAAGTGA